One region of Halomicrobium urmianum genomic DNA includes:
- a CDS encoding SDR family NAD(P)-dependent oxidoreductase — protein MDSYAHTPVTVSDERAVVVGGTSGIGQAIALGFAEEGADVIATSRRKAAVEETAQAIEDRGANTARVTCDVTDGSTLEAVRETAEDAFGGIDVVVASQGAISRESVLDIDDEDWDFVTDVALDGVRRVTQTLVPAMEDGGAVINISSLAARLAMADVPAYAAAKGGVEAFTRASAKELAPAVRVNAIAPGFVITPQNAETYAEGTEKRAEIDGRTPLGRVADREEIVGAAIYLASDAASYVTGEVLTVDGGFADSAL, from the coding sequence ATGGATTCGTACGCACACACGCCAGTGACGGTCAGTGACGAGCGTGCAGTCGTCGTCGGCGGTACGAGCGGCATCGGACAGGCTATCGCCCTGGGGTTCGCCGAGGAAGGCGCCGACGTCATCGCAACGAGTCGCCGCAAAGCGGCCGTCGAGGAGACCGCACAGGCCATCGAGGACCGCGGCGCGAACACTGCCCGGGTCACCTGCGACGTCACTGACGGGTCGACGCTCGAAGCCGTTCGCGAGACGGCCGAGGACGCCTTCGGCGGGATCGACGTCGTCGTCGCCTCGCAGGGAGCGATCTCCCGAGAGTCGGTACTCGACATCGACGACGAGGACTGGGACTTCGTCACTGACGTGGCCCTCGATGGCGTACGTCGGGTTACGCAAACGCTGGTGCCGGCGATGGAGGACGGTGGAGCGGTCATCAATATCTCCTCGCTCGCTGCCCGGCTCGCGATGGCGGACGTGCCGGCCTACGCAGCGGCGAAGGGCGGCGTCGAGGCGTTCACTCGCGCTTCGGCGAAGGAACTCGCCCCCGCGGTCCGCGTCAACGCCATCGCACCCGGATTCGTCATCACGCCCCAGAACGCCGAGACCTACGCGGAAGGGACAGAGAAACGGGCGGAGATCGACGGGCGGACGCCCCTGGGTCGCGTCGCCGACCGCGAGGAGATCGTCGGCGCGGCCATCTATCTCGCGAGCGACGCTGCCTCCTACGTCACGGGTGAGGTACTCACCGTCGACGGCGGCTTCGCCGACAGCGCGCTTTGA
- a CDS encoding right-handed parallel beta-helix repeat-containing protein, whose translation MLSNSDEENVADGSTRSGNARFGRREVLHGISTTVLGGVLLGGTASAETTTDRIDRYFEEFGTVVDIVEAGADDTGRESVVDVIREYRADDTLLVFPPGEYYMDEQVRFSGFENFGLVGNDATLIPADYYDFAGPQYRLFRLGVPYNPGNRLVFDGFDVDQTSPDTGIRVIETVVDDGLEVRNVTVHGEHDSGTWGPGSFAVSDPAGTGLVEAFEVPDGGAWEDETPNEGNIWRGPTGLLANSNSGTLTFRDCVVGAFPDNGLYASGGDGTIRVEGGHFSNSNAACLRIGGDGSSIRGATVVVDQNRPRDESHRGIRLERGGDIEVRDVTVRNTAPLPNSFGISVMNSCTSAWIENADVTISGDEVTNGIVTSPNCGEVVVLESRVEMHTPGGFGIEINDGDNTGRVLCEYVDFVGSVGDETAKAAVRNDRDETRLGAVTVDQSGGSQRRAVVNTGDDVTIFKGEYRASELPIIDIGDGTHVEEIYAESYGDEEAYSLYPDSANVYLKRNTLRGGIKDHGCDGLETLGNEF comes from the coding sequence GTGCTAAGCAACTCTGACGAAGAAAACGTCGCGGACGGATCGACGCGGTCGGGCAACGCCCGATTCGGACGACGCGAGGTACTTCACGGCATTTCGACGACTGTTCTCGGTGGCGTTCTACTGGGAGGAACTGCGAGTGCGGAGACCACAACAGACCGGATCGACAGGTACTTCGAGGAGTTCGGGACGGTCGTAGATATCGTCGAAGCCGGCGCGGACGACACCGGTCGGGAATCCGTCGTCGACGTCATTCGGGAGTACCGCGCCGACGACACGCTGCTCGTGTTCCCGCCGGGGGAGTACTACATGGACGAGCAGGTGCGTTTTAGCGGGTTCGAGAACTTCGGACTCGTCGGCAACGACGCGACGCTGATCCCCGCAGACTACTACGACTTCGCGGGACCGCAGTATCGACTGTTCCGACTGGGTGTGCCCTACAACCCCGGGAATCGTCTCGTGTTCGACGGGTTCGACGTCGACCAGACGTCGCCCGACACCGGTATCCGTGTCATCGAAACCGTCGTCGACGACGGCCTCGAGGTCCGGAACGTCACGGTCCACGGCGAACACGACAGCGGGACGTGGGGGCCGGGATCGTTCGCCGTCTCCGACCCTGCAGGAACCGGCCTCGTCGAAGCGTTCGAGGTCCCCGACGGCGGTGCGTGGGAGGACGAGACGCCCAACGAGGGCAACATCTGGAGAGGACCGACCGGACTGCTGGCCAACAGCAATTCCGGCACGCTCACCTTCCGGGACTGCGTCGTCGGTGCGTTTCCGGACAACGGCCTGTACGCTTCGGGAGGCGATGGCACCATCAGGGTCGAGGGCGGTCACTTCTCGAACAGCAACGCGGCGTGTCTCCGCATCGGTGGCGACGGCAGTTCCATCCGGGGAGCGACGGTCGTCGTCGACCAGAACCGACCGCGGGACGAGTCTCACCGCGGCATCCGGCTCGAACGCGGCGGAGACATCGAGGTCAGGGACGTCACCGTCAGAAATACGGCGCCGCTTCCGAACAGTTTCGGTATCTCGGTGATGAACAGCTGTACGTCGGCCTGGATCGAGAACGCCGACGTCACGATTTCGGGCGACGAGGTGACCAACGGGATCGTCACGTCACCGAACTGCGGTGAGGTGGTAGTGCTCGAGTCACGCGTGGAGATGCACACCCCCGGCGGGTTCGGTATCGAGATCAACGACGGCGACAACACCGGTCGGGTCCTCTGTGAGTACGTCGATTTCGTCGGGAGCGTGGGAGACGAGACGGCGAAGGCCGCCGTCCGAAACGACCGGGACGAGACCCGGCTGGGCGCGGTCACGGTCGACCAGTCCGGTGGGAGCCAGCGCCGCGCCGTCGTGAACACGGGCGACGACGTCACCATCTTCAAGGGCGAGTACCGCGCCAGCGAGCTCCCGATCATCGACATCGGCGACGGAACGCACGTCGAGGAGATCTACGCCGAATCCTACGGCGACGAGGAGGCGTACAGTCTCTACCCGGATAGCGCGAACGTCTACCTCAAGCGCAACACGCTCCGGGGCGGAATCAAAGACCACGGCTGCGACGGACTCGAGACGCTCGGTAACGAGTTCTGA
- a CDS encoding helix-turn-helix domain-containing protein, which yields MEDRNGDRPQHGPPANDDSGDSSPIGSASNPPERQGGDVPECVINGEFALSHPTIALTPATEELTDVVLRPEHVVPDPDGPFLVFSAYGDDLDAFERALDTDATVSDPRALSHGRGARSYRVTLAGEAVTVPQLVVRNGARLVDAEGSNGEWEVRAQFPNRTVFTRFRADCVESEIDLSLHRLYWDDANTYLQRSVLTGKQRDTLERAYEAGYFDVPRRISQSELADKLDISSSAVSQRIRRATGRLIETNLDTDDA from the coding sequence ATGGAAGACCGGAACGGAGATCGTCCGCAGCACGGACCTCCAGCGAACGACGATTCGGGTGATTCGAGCCCGATCGGGTCAGCATCGAACCCGCCTGAGCGGCAGGGCGGTGACGTTCCCGAGTGTGTCATCAACGGTGAATTCGCCCTCTCGCACCCGACAATCGCGCTCACGCCGGCGACCGAGGAACTCACCGACGTCGTTCTTCGACCCGAACACGTGGTGCCGGACCCCGACGGCCCGTTTCTCGTATTTTCAGCGTATGGCGACGACCTGGATGCGTTCGAGCGCGCGCTCGACACTGACGCCACCGTCTCGGATCCCCGCGCTCTCAGCCACGGGCGCGGGGCGCGGTCCTACCGGGTGACGCTCGCCGGCGAGGCCGTGACGGTCCCACAGCTGGTGGTCCGAAACGGCGCCCGACTCGTAGACGCCGAAGGCTCGAACGGCGAGTGGGAAGTCAGGGCGCAGTTCCCCAATCGAACCGTTTTCACGCGGTTTCGGGCGGACTGCGTCGAGAGCGAGATCGACCTCTCTCTCCACCGGCTCTACTGGGACGACGCCAACACGTATTTACAGCGCAGCGTTTTGACGGGCAAGCAGCGTGACACGCTCGAGCGAGCCTACGAGGCCGGCTACTTCGACGTTCCTCGGCGCATCTCCCAGTCAGAGCTCGCGGACAAACTCGACATCTCGTCGTCAGCTGTCTCACAGCGTATACGGCGTGCCACCGGTAGACTCATCGAAACCAACCTGGATACCGACGACGCCTGA